In Bermanella sp. WJH001, the genomic stretch TGGTTCGAGTCCAGTTCGAGGAGCCACTTTCGGAGCATAGCGCAGCCTGGTAGCGCATCTGGTTTGGGACCAGAGGGTCGGGAGTTCGAATCTCTCTGCTCCGACCATCTTTTTTATCTCAGTAAAATCTTTAAGTATCTAACAATTCCTTTGTTATATATATCTGTCGGAGCATAGCGCAGCCTGGTAGCGCATCTGGTTTGGGACCAGAGGGTCGGGAGTTCGAATCTCTCTGCTCCGACCATAATTACTTATTTCTTAACCCCCCCTTATTACTCTGAACTCTGTCGATTGATCGCCCTCATTACATCAAAGCATTACTGTTATCTTGCCAATCAGCAGACATAAAAAAACCCTAGCAAGCTAGGGTTTTTTCGTATCAATCAGGCCTAAAATTAAGACTTTTCGATCGACAACAATTCAACTTCAAATACTAAAGTAGAATTAGCAGGAATTTTAGGGCTAGGGCTTTGAGCACCGTACGCTAATTCCGCTGGAATATGTAAGCGCCATTTACCACCTACTTTCATCATTTGCAGCGCTTCAGTCCAGCCAGCAATTACACGGTTAACCGGAAACTTCGCTGGCGTACCACGTTCAATAGAACTATCAAACACAGAACCGTTAATTAAAGTACCCTGATAATGCACTTCAACCGTATCAGTAGCCTTAGGTGCTTCACCTGTTCCTTCTGAAATCACTTCATATAACAAACCGCTTGCAGTAGCCTTAACACCTTCTTTTTGCGCTGTTGCGGCTAGGTAATCCGCACCTTCTTTTAGAACACCTTCAGATTCTAATTGCTGCTTAGCCATCTGCTCTTCACGTACCGCGGCAAACGCTTCACGAATGGCATCTTCTTCTAGACGAGCAGGCTTCTCATTTAACACATCTTGAAGACCTGCAATCATGGCTTGTGTATTAATTTCAATTGGCTGGCCAGTTACGCTACGCGCCATACTCATACCAATGCCATAACTCATTTTGTCTACATTGCTTTCAAGAGCAACTTCTTTTTCACCACAACCTGCTAAAAGTGCCGCAGATACTAGGGCAACCATAGGTAATTTACGCATTTTCATTCTCTTATCATTAATTACAAACAAAACGACCCTCATTTAATCGACGCTTACATTCTCGGTGGTAGTTCTCACAAACTTGATGCTCTGCAGTAGACAGTCCCACAGCGTAATCACACTCATGTATTTTTTGCCTTAAATCATCATCACTTAAACGCGTAATCTCGTTACCGCAACCAAGTAAACACACAGACAAAACCATCAGCATTAGTTTTTTAGATTTACCATCCAACATAAGCCAAACCAATCCATTAAAATCAAGCCAAACAACACTTAAAATAAAAGCCAGCAAGCTGGCTTTTATTAACTCAAAACTTAAAGGTGAAGACTTAGACCAAGATATGGGCCAGCAACCGTTGCTTCAGCAGACAAATCACCAAAGTCTGCTTCGTCTAGTTTAAGATCAAAGCTGCGGTAACCAGCAGTAATACCCACATCCAATAAAGGAATTACAGGTAATACATATGTTAAGTTAGCATCAAAATCGGTCAGGCTTGTATCACCATAAGAGATGGTATTGATGTTAGCCGCAACAGAAAGACCGGTTAGTGGGATATCGATACCCGCATTCAAGTAACCCATAGGTACAACAAAATCAAAATCAGCAGATGCATTAAAAGTATCTGATCCAGTGTTATCAACCACTGTCATTTGACCATCAAACTGACGTGCAGTTAGACCAAAATCAAACGTGACAATCGGTAGAGGCAGGCTCCAGTATAGTGTGAAGTCGGTATGACTTAAATCCAAAGTACTATCAACACTTCCATCAACACTCGTGCCATTGAAATTGAAGGCATCAGGAATTGCACCACTGCCATCAGCGTCCATAGCGGTTTGTTTAATTTTAACATTTGGAATCACAGGGATTGGATGTTCAAACGCCACATATAAAACGCTCTGCCCATCTGCCTTTAAACCAAGATTATCATCAAGGTCGGCCGAACCATTTACCACATCACCCGATACGGTTTGATCCCAGTAATAACCACCGGCATAAAAATCAACTAATGGCAGTGCACTGGCTGCCTGAGGTAAAGACGCAGCAACAACGGCCGCAGCAAGGATTTTTTTCATTGTTATCTTCCTTTTAAAAGTAAACTTTATATTAACCAAGGCTTAACGCTACCATGATCATTAGGTTTGACCAAATTTAATCACAACTGCAAGCAAAACACAGCCACACTAAAGGCTATATGTGAGCATTTTCACTCATGCTGTGACTTTTTTGTTGGTAATTTGTTGTGCAGATGTAAGCTGACACCAATCAAAGCCTGTTTCTTGATCAGCCATAATCACCCAGTCCGGCTCGCAGTGCAAAGCTGAACAAATATTTTGAATGGCAAGTTCAGCCTGATTATTCTGCTCACTGATATGGGTGGCTACAACATACTGAAGCTGCTCTTGCTCCACTTGCATTAAAAAATGCGCCGCTTGTTCATTGTTTAAATGCCCAAGCGAACCCTCAACTCTCACCTTTAATTTTGGCGGATAAGGCCCACGGCGTAACATCCCCACATCATGATTGGTTTCGATTAACAATCCATGACAATGACGATACTTTTCTAAAATATAAGGCGTCAAACTACCCAAATCAGTGAGAACCCCCACGGTAAACTCACCATCCGTCACAACAAATTGCGTGGGCTCTCTGGCATCATGAGGAACCACAACTGGGGAAACCCTAAGCTCTCCAATTTGAAAATCATTATGGCTATCTATAACTTTTAAACTTGGAATCACTCCCAGACCGTCATGCAAAGAAGTGCCGTGTGAACAATAAACTGGGATTCGATATTTACGAGCAAG encodes the following:
- a CDS encoding FKBP-type peptidyl-prolyl cis-trans isomerase; amino-acid sequence: MKMRKLPMVALVSAALLAGCGEKEVALESNVDKMSYGIGMSMARSVTGQPIEINTQAMIAGLQDVLNEKPARLEEDAIREAFAAVREEQMAKQQLESEGVLKEGADYLAATAQKEGVKATASGLLYEVISEGTGEAPKATDTVEVHYQGTLINGSVFDSSIERGTPAKFPVNRVIAGWTEALQMMKVGGKWRLHIPAELAYGAQSPSPKIPANSTLVFEVELLSIEKS
- a CDS encoding TIGR04219 family outer membrane beta-barrel protein; translated protein: MKKILAAAVVAASLPQAASALPLVDFYAGGYYWDQTVSGDVVNGSADLDDNLGLKADGQSVLYVAFEHPIPVIPNVKIKQTAMDADGSGAIPDAFNFNGTSVDGSVDSTLDLSHTDFTLYWSLPLPIVTFDFGLTARQFDGQMTVVDNTGSDTFNASADFDFVVPMGYLNAGIDIPLTGLSVAANINTISYGDTSLTDFDANLTYVLPVIPLLDVGITAGYRSFDLKLDEADFGDLSAEATVAGPYLGLSLHL
- a CDS encoding MBL fold metallo-hydrolase, translated to MRFCSIGSGSKGNGTLIQKGDTCILIDDGFTLREVENRLAQKGLTPLNLTAVLITHEHSDHIKGVGPLARKYRIPVYCSHGTSLHDGLGVIPSLKVIDSHNDFQIGELRVSPVVVPHDAREPTQFVVTDGEFTVGVLTDLGSLTPYILEKYRHCHGLLIETNHDVGMLRRGPYPPKLKVRVEGSLGHLNNEQAAHFLMQVEQEQLQYVVATHISEQNNQAELAIQNICSALHCEPDWVIMADQETGFDWCQLTSAQQITNKKVTA